The stretch of DNA TCTGGCATAAATTCCTTTATGATATCGGAGTCGTGCCGACGAAAGAGCCTTTCCAGAAGCTGTTCAACCAAGGCATGATCCTTGGTGAAAACAATGAAAAAATGAGTAAGTCCAAAGGGAATGTCGTCAATCCTGATGATGTCATTGATTCCCATGGGGCAGATACACTCCGTCTATATGAAATGTTCATGGGTCCATTGGATGCTTCGATTGCCTGGTCGACAAATGGCCTGGATGGTTCCCGTCGATTCCTTGATCGTGTATGGCGCTTATTCATTACAGAAGAAGGGGAGCTTTCGGATAAGGTGCAGGATACAGATGCCGAAGAACTGCAAAAAAGCTATCATGAAACTGTGAAGAAAGTGACAGAGAACTTCGAGGCTTTACGTTTCAATACCGGGATTTCCCAATTGATGGTGTTCATCAATGATTGCTATAAAGCACCTGTCATCCCGCGTGATTTTGCCGAAGGCTTCATCAAGCTGCTTTCGCCGGTAGCACCGCATATTGCGGAAGAGCTGTGGAGCAAACTGGGACATCAGGAAACAATCTCGTATGCAGAATGGCCGGTCCATGATGAGTCGAAGCTTGTAGAACAAGAAATCGAAATCGTGCTGCAGGCGATGGGCAAGGTGCGGGCAAAAGCAATGGTGCCGCACGATGCATCCAAGGAAGAGCTTGAACAAATCGCGCTGAATAATGAACAAATGCAAAGCTGGCTGGAAGGAAAGACTGTCCGCAAGGTGATCGTCGTTCCAGGCAAGCTGGTGAATGTAGTAGCAAACTGATAGATGAATCCCTTCTGTGTTTCCGGAAGGGATTCTATTTGAGTGAAGGAGAGATGTAAGATGCGTAATATACAACCGGAAGAACTTGATGAACTTATTGAAAACGGGACTTCTGCCTATAAAGTGATCGATGTGCGGGAAGAGGAAGAAGTGGAACAAGGCATGATTCCAGGTGCCATTCATATTCCGCTGCAGCAGATTCCTGAAAAGCTGCCTGAATTGCCTGCGGACGAGACATATGTACTTGTCTGCCGCGGCGGTCACCGCAGCATGAATGCGGCTGCATTCATGGAGAATCAAGGATATGATGTGATCAATATGGACGGCGGTATGCTGGAATGGAAAGGCGAACTGGTTTTCAAGTAAGATGAGGGGCGGCAAGGAAGGCGTTTCGACGTCTTCTTTGCTAATAATCTATTTTTCTCTGATACTAGTGTTGACAGTATCGAATCATGGTGGTAGTATATAGATACTGTCGCAAGGCAGTCATTGATCTTTGAAAACTGGACAAAACAACCAATTACGAACTAAACGACATGATCATAAAGATCAACGTCAGCTCTGACGAGCAATGCATCAACACTTTCATGGAGAGTTTGATCTTGGCTCAGGACGAACGCTGGCGGCGTGCCTAATACATGCAAGTCGAGCGCAGGAAACCAGATGACCCCTCCGGGGTGAATCTGGCGGAATGAGCGGCGGACGGGTGAGTAACACGTGGGCAACCTGCCTGTAAGACTGGGATAACTCCGGGAAACCGGGGCTAATACCGGATAGTATTTCCTTTCTCCTGATCGGAAATGGAAAGACGGTTTCGGCTGTCACTTACAGATGGGCCCGCGGTGCATTAGCTAGTTGGCGGGGTAACGGCCCACCAAGGCGACGATGCATAGCCGACCTGAGAGGGTGATCGGCCACACTGGGACTGAGACACGGCCCAGACTCCTACGGGAGGCAGCAGTAGGGAATCTTCCGCAATGGACGAAAGTCTGACGGAGCAACGCCGCGTGAGCGATGAAGGCCTTCGGGTCGTAAAGCTCTGTTGTCAGGGAAGAACAAGTACAAGAGTAACTGCTTGTACCTTGACGGTACCTGACCAGAAAGCCCCGGCTAACTACGTGCCAGCAGCCGCGGTAATACGTAGGGGGCAAGCGTTGTCCGGAATTATTGGGCGTAAAGGGCGCGTAGGCGGTTTCTTAAGTCTGATGTGAAAGCCCACAGCTTAACTGTGGAGGGTCATTGGAAACTGGGGAACTTGAGTGCAGAAGAGGAGAGTGGAATTCCACGTGTAGCGGTGAAATGCGTAGATATGTGGAGGAACACCAGTGGCGAAGGCGACTCTCTGGTCTGTAACTGACGCTGAGGCGCGAAAGCGTGGGGAGCAAACAGGATTAGATACCCTGGTAGTCCACGCCGTAAACGATGAGTGCTAGGTGTTAGGGGGTTTCCGCCCCTTAGTGCTGAAGTTAACGCATTAAGCACTCCGCCTGGGGAGTACGGCCGCAAGGCTGAAACTCAAAAGAATTGACGGGGGCCCGCACAAGCGGTGGAGCATGTGGTTTAATTCGAAGCAACGCGAAGAACCTTACCAGGTCTTGACATCCGCTGACAACCTTGGAGACAAGGCGTTCCCTTCGGGGACAGCGTGACAGGTGGTGCATGGTTGTCGTCAGCTCGTGTCGTGAGATGTTGGGTTAAGTCCCGCAACGAGCGCAACCCTTGATTCTAGTTGCCAGCATTCAGTTGGGCACTCTAGAGTGACTGCCGGTGACAAACCGGAGGAAGGTGGGGATGACGTCAAATCATCATGCCCCTTATGACCTGGGCTACACACGTGCTACAATGGATGGTACAAAGGGCAGCGAAGCCGCGAGGCTAAGCAAATCCCATAAAACCATTCTCAGTTCGGATTGCAGGCTGCAACTCGCCTGCATGAAGCCGGAATCGCTAGTAATCGCGGATCAGCATGCCGCGGTGAATACGTTCCCGGGCCTTGTACACACCGCCCGTCACACCACGAGAGTTGGTAACACCCGAAGTCGGTGAGGTAACCTTTTGGAGCCAGCCGCCGAAGGTGGGATCAATGATTGGGGTGAAGTCGTAACAAGGTAGCCGTATCGGAAGGTGCGGCTGGATCACCTCCTTTCTAAGGATAATTGGAAAAGGTGAAGCGACTGTTCAAAAGCGTACGGATAGATCAGATCGGTTACAGACTCCGGGTTTTGGAGTCAGGAAACGAGATGAACTATACGCTAGCTTTTAGGAGCTGAACCTGGACATTGGAACTACTACTTCGTAGTAGACACGTAATTGGGTTGTTTGTTCAGTTTTGAGAGATCAATCTCTCTTGTGAACCTTGAAAACTAGATAAGAAACAACATGCCAGAACATCAAACTTTAAAGCAAGACAATATATATTGTCGCGATTTAATGCATCATGCGTTATTAGTTAAGTGAAGAAGGGCGCACGGTGGATGCCTTGGCACTAGGAGCCGATGAAGGACGGGACTAACACCGATATGCTTCGGGGAGCTGTAAGTAAGCTTTGATCCGGAGATTTCCGAATGGGGGAACCCGCTATCCGTTATTGGATAGTACGCATTACTGAATACATAGGTGATGCGAGGCAGACCCGGGGAACTGAAACATCTCATTACCCGGAGGAAGAGAAAGCAAA from Terribacillus sp. FSL K6-0262 encodes:
- a CDS encoding rhodanese-like domain-containing protein, yielding MRNIQPEELDELIENGTSAYKVIDVREEEEVEQGMIPGAIHIPLQQIPEKLPELPADETYVLVCRGGHRSMNAAAFMENQGYDVINMDGGMLEWKGELVFK